A region of Pseudomonas putida DNA encodes the following proteins:
- a CDS encoding histidine kinase, giving the protein MRLINLSAQWRINLWVTFFFALVTLACGGLLLHQAVADVERELQSAEAVVEYLADTAERDPASLQPRLTQSLRHVRVHWLAAAETAQMPLDAGLDAWLGRQLFGDRRHSTRLLDLSDGRRVSIAVDARDEIDEVRDSLQQLLGVCGLALLLSLLTIRWAVRRGLGLLDELLRALRQVSGGQLTARLREAGLPEARQLAEHFNHMAATLEQTRADNAQLTQALLAVQEQERTHLAQALHDDLGQYLAGIRAQVCLLRMVADQPTVVEQTARALELNCERLQQGFRALVHDLYPVALQHVPLAEAFGVLVSRWQASQGIDCRLRVGERLPALPGQSRTHLYRLLQEALTNVARHAGASQVRVRLQRSAKGLRLLVRDNGCGALQPQRPGVGLHSMAERARSLGGELRILSRPGAGWALALNIPMEV; this is encoded by the coding sequence ATGCGCCTCATCAACCTGTCGGCCCAGTGGCGGATCAACCTTTGGGTCACGTTTTTTTTCGCCCTGGTGACGTTGGCCTGTGGTGGATTGCTATTGCACCAGGCGGTGGCCGACGTCGAGCGTGAGTTGCAGTCCGCCGAGGCCGTGGTGGAGTACCTCGCAGACACGGCCGAGCGCGACCCGGCGAGCCTGCAACCGCGGCTAACCCAGAGCCTGCGCCATGTGCGGGTGCATTGGCTGGCGGCGGCGGAAACCGCGCAGATGCCGCTGGACGCAGGCCTTGATGCCTGGCTGGGTCGCCAGCTGTTTGGCGATCGGCGCCACAGCACCCGGCTATTGGACTTGAGTGACGGGCGCCGAGTATCGATCGCCGTGGATGCGCGGGATGAAATCGACGAAGTCCGGGATTCCCTGCAGCAGTTGCTGGGCGTGTGCGGCCTGGCCTTGCTCTTGAGCCTGTTGACCATCCGCTGGGCGGTGCGGCGGGGCCTGGGCTTGCTGGATGAACTGTTGCGGGCCTTGCGTCAGGTCTCCGGTGGGCAACTGACTGCGCGCCTGCGCGAGGCCGGCCTGCCGGAGGCACGCCAGCTGGCGGAGCACTTCAACCACATGGCCGCGACGCTGGAGCAGACCCGCGCCGACAATGCCCAACTGACCCAGGCGCTGCTGGCGGTGCAGGAACAGGAACGCACCCACCTGGCGCAGGCCCTGCACGACGACCTGGGGCAATACCTGGCGGGTATCCGCGCCCAGGTCTGCCTGCTGCGCATGGTGGCGGACCAGCCCACGGTGGTGGAGCAGACCGCGCGGGCCCTGGAACTCAATTGCGAACGCCTGCAGCAAGGCTTTCGCGCCCTGGTACACGACCTGTACCCGGTGGCGTTGCAACACGTGCCGCTGGCCGAAGCGTTCGGCGTGCTGGTAAGCCGCTGGCAGGCCAGCCAAGGCATCGATTGCCGCTTGCGGGTCGGCGAGCGCCTGCCGGCGTTGCCTGGGCAAAGTAGAACGCACTTGTATCGCTTGCTGCAGGAAGCGTTGACCAACGTCGCTCGGCACGCCGGCGCCAGCCAGGTGCGGGTACGCCTGCAACGCAGCGCCAAGGGCTTGCGTCTGCTGGTTCGCGACAACGGCTGCGGCGCGCTCCAACCCCAGCGACCTGGGGTAGGCCTGCATTCGATGGCCGAACGCGCCCGCAGCCTGGGGGGCGAATTGCGCATTCTCAGCCGTCCCGGCGCCGGTTGGGCGCTAGCCCTGAACATTCCCATGGAGGTCTGA
- a CDS encoding ABC transporter permease, whose amino-acid sequence MNAYWQCFNGILLRECLRFVLQRTRFLSALVRPLLWLLVFAAGFRAALGIAIIEPYDTYIPYEVYIIPGLACMILLFNGMQGSLSMVYDREMGSMRVLLTSPLPRAFLLGSKLLATSLISLLQVYAFLAIAWLYGVQPPAAGLLLALPALLLVALMLSALGLLLSNAIRQLENFAGVMNFVIFPLFFLSSALYPLWKMREASQWLYWLCALNPFSHAVELVRFALYERLNPLALAVCLGLTVLFTLLAILTFNPQHAALRKPR is encoded by the coding sequence ATGAACGCCTACTGGCAATGTTTCAACGGCATCCTGCTGCGCGAATGCCTGCGTTTCGTGTTACAGCGCACGCGTTTTCTCAGCGCCCTGGTGCGCCCGCTGCTGTGGTTGCTGGTGTTTGCCGCCGGGTTTCGCGCGGCCCTGGGCATTGCCATCATCGAGCCTTACGACACCTACATCCCCTATGAGGTGTACATCATCCCCGGCCTTGCCTGCATGATCCTGCTGTTCAATGGCATGCAAGGCTCGCTGTCGATGGTCTATGACCGGGAGATGGGCAGCATGCGCGTGCTGCTGACCAGCCCATTGCCGCGGGCTTTCCTGCTCGGCAGCAAGCTGCTGGCGACCTCGTTGATTTCCCTGCTGCAGGTCTATGCCTTTCTCGCCATCGCCTGGCTGTATGGGGTGCAGCCCCCGGCTGCGGGGTTGTTGCTGGCGCTGCCGGCCCTGTTGCTGGTGGCCTTGATGCTCAGCGCCCTGGGGCTGTTGCTGTCGAATGCGATTCGCCAGCTGGAGAACTTTGCCGGGGTGATGAATTTCGTGATCTTCCCACTGTTTTTCCTGTCCTCGGCGCTGTATCCGCTGTGGAAGATGCGCGAGGCCAGCCAGTGGCTGTATTGGCTGTGCGCCCTGAACCCGTTCAGCCACGCCGTGGAACTGGTGCGCTTTGCGCTGTACGAGCGCTTAAACCCGCTGGCGTTGGCGGTCTGCCTGGGCCTGACGGTGCTGTTCACCCTGCTCGCGATACTCACCTTCAACCCCCAGCACGCGGCGCTGCGCAAACCGCGCTGA
- a CDS encoding ABC transporter ATP-binding protein: MNTLEVSDVSFAYGQREALKQVGFSLAPGRFAALLGPNGAGKSTLIALLTRLYDLQHGDIRVCGCSLRNAARPALRQLGVVFQQSTLDLDLSVEQNLRYHASLHGLSRRQSSVRVEAELARQGLSERRREPVRALNIGHRRRVEIARALLHEPRLLLLDEASAGLDPASRLALNQHLRHLCREQGLSVLWTTHLLDEVQPSDDLLILHQGRLVASGTADALSLEHGGDLDNAFARLTRAPGPTPGVNA, translated from the coding sequence ATGAACACCCTCGAGGTCAGTGACGTGAGCTTCGCCTACGGCCAGCGCGAGGCACTCAAGCAAGTGGGCTTCAGCCTGGCACCCGGGCGCTTCGCCGCGTTGCTGGGCCCCAATGGCGCGGGCAAATCGACATTGATTGCCCTGCTCACCCGGCTTTACGACCTGCAGCACGGCGACATCCGCGTGTGCGGCTGCTCGCTGCGCAATGCCGCCCGCCCGGCCTTGCGCCAGCTGGGCGTGGTGTTTCAGCAAAGCACCCTGGACCTGGACCTGAGCGTTGAGCAGAACCTGCGCTACCACGCCTCGCTGCATGGGCTGTCGCGGCGCCAGAGCAGCGTGCGGGTCGAGGCCGAACTTGCCCGCCAAGGCCTCAGCGAGCGTCGCCGCGAGCCCGTCCGCGCGCTGAACATCGGGCATCGGCGCCGGGTGGAAATTGCCCGCGCCCTGCTCCACGAACCGCGCTTGCTGCTGCTCGACGAAGCCAGCGCAGGCCTCGACCCGGCCAGCCGCCTGGCGCTCAATCAACACCTTCGGCACCTGTGCCGCGAGCAGGGGCTCAGTGTGCTGTGGACCACCCACCTGCTGGACGAGGTGCAGCCAAGCGATGATTTGCTGATCCTGCACCAGGGCCGCCTGGTGGCCAGCGGCACCGCCGATGCCCTGAGCCTGGAACACGGTGGCGACCTCGACAACGCCTTTGCCCGCCTGACCCGCGCGCCCGGCCCCACCCCAGGAGTCAATGCCTGA
- a CDS encoding YVTN family beta-propeller repeat protein: MRRPLCYRPVLFPTLLAAALALATGHASAATAWVSNEKDNSLSLIDMQTLEVTETLPVGQRPRGLLLSHDNTLLYICASDSDRVQVMDVATRKIIKELPSGKDPEQFALHPNDRWLYVSNEDDALVTVIDTQTDKVLGQINVGIEPEGMAVSPDGKWAVNTSETTNMLHWIDTSTQTLADSTLVDQRPRFVEFNQEGSRLWASAEIGGTVTVLDVATRQVLKTLNFQIKGVHPDKVQPVGIKLSADGQYAFVALGPANHVAVIDAKTYEVLDYLLVGRRVWQLAFTPDQSQLLATNGVSGDVSVIDTKSLKVLKSVKVGRYPWGVVVTP, translated from the coding sequence ATGCGTCGCCCCCTTTGCTACCGGCCTGTGCTTTTCCCTACCCTGCTGGCCGCTGCGCTGGCGCTAGCCACCGGGCACGCCAGTGCCGCCACCGCCTGGGTTTCGAACGAGAAAGACAACAGCCTCAGCCTGATCGACATGCAAACCCTGGAAGTCACCGAGACCCTGCCGGTGGGCCAGCGCCCACGCGGCCTGCTGCTGTCCCACGACAACACGCTGCTGTACATCTGCGCCAGTGATTCGGACCGGGTCCAGGTGATGGACGTGGCCACCCGCAAGATCATCAAGGAGCTGCCCTCCGGCAAAGACCCCGAGCAATTCGCCCTGCACCCCAACGACCGCTGGCTGTACGTGTCCAACGAGGACGACGCGCTGGTGACCGTGATCGACACCCAGACTGACAAGGTGCTCGGGCAGATCAACGTCGGCATCGAACCCGAGGGCATGGCGGTGAGCCCCGATGGCAAGTGGGCGGTCAATACCAGCGAAACCACCAACATGCTGCACTGGATCGACACCAGCACCCAGACCCTGGCCGACAGCACCCTGGTGGATCAACGGCCGCGCTTCGTCGAGTTTAACCAGGAGGGTTCGCGGCTCTGGGCCTCGGCGGAAATCGGCGGTACGGTGACTGTTCTCGACGTGGCCACGCGCCAGGTACTGAAAACCCTCAACTTCCAGATCAAGGGGGTGCACCCGGACAAGGTCCAGCCGGTGGGCATCAAGCTCAGCGCCGATGGCCAGTACGCGTTCGTCGCCCTGGGCCCGGCCAACCATGTGGCGGTGATCGATGCCAAGACCTACGAGGTGCTGGACTACCTGCTGGTCGGGCGGCGGGTCTGGCAGCTGGCGTTCACCCCGGACCAAAGCCAGTTGCTGGCCACCAACGGGGTCAGCGGCGATGTCTCGGTAATCGATACGAAAAGCCTCAAGGTGCTCAAGTCGGTGAAGGTTGGCCGCTACCCCTGGGGCGTGGTAGTCACGCCATGA
- a CDS encoding response regulator transcription factor translates to MNIVLVDDHAVVRQGYASLLRAVLPLMQVREAASGEEALIRVQEQVPNLVIMDFGLPGISGLETTRRLRQRLPQLRVLFFSMHDELPLVRQALDAGAAGYLTKNSAPEVLIEAVHRVLAGHAYIEQSLATQLACASQQDARDPRLQRMTQRELEIFVMLAKGTPMRVIAEQLCISAKTVSNHLTLLKSKLQVSSHAELVHLGIDLGVVRVAG, encoded by the coding sequence ATGAATATCGTATTGGTGGATGACCACGCCGTGGTTCGCCAGGGTTATGCCAGCCTGCTGCGGGCAGTGCTGCCATTGATGCAGGTGCGCGAGGCCGCCAGTGGCGAAGAGGCCCTGATCCGGGTTCAGGAGCAAGTGCCGAACTTGGTGATCATGGACTTCGGCCTGCCCGGCATCAGCGGCCTGGAGACCACCCGCCGCCTGCGCCAGCGCCTGCCACAGCTGCGGGTGCTGTTTTTCAGCATGCACGACGAACTGCCCTTGGTGCGCCAGGCCCTGGACGCGGGGGCTGCGGGTTACCTGACCAAGAACTCGGCGCCTGAGGTGCTGATCGAGGCGGTGCATCGGGTGTTGGCTGGGCATGCCTATATCGAACAGTCCCTGGCCACTCAGCTGGCCTGTGCCTCGCAACAGGACGCCCGCGACCCGCGCTTGCAGCGCATGACCCAGCGCGAGCTGGAGATCTTCGTGATGCTGGCCAAGGGCACCCCGATGCGGGTGATTGCCGAGCAGCTGTGCATCAGTGCCAAGACGGTGTCCAACCACCTGACCTTGCTCAAGAGCAAGTTGCAGGTGAGTTCCCATGCCGAGTTGGTGCATTTGGGGATTGATCTGGGGGTGGTGAGGGTGGCGGGGTGA
- a CDS encoding substrate-binding periplasmic protein, giving the protein MRLSAVLLTGLLLCCAAVQAQVRNYDAIIAAGELQVAVYKDFAPYSFEDHGQPRGVDVELAQALATALGVRLQLIWAPPGEKLDDDLRDYIWRGSPLRHQQLADLMMRVPYDHAYAQKRNELGELENAQVVMFGPYQQERWQVAYDRRRLASVASVAVFQEHPIGVEVDSVPSFYLTSVFNGMLSAKTHHYPSVQQAFGALQAGQVDAVMAMRGEVDWQLHRAADPQLALAENAYPNLGKQAWDIGMAVHESNRQLAYAVEEALEAMIRDGRLKAMYATYGLRYEVPEMYQ; this is encoded by the coding sequence ATGCGTCTGTCGGCCGTGCTGTTGACTGGCCTGCTACTGTGCTGTGCGGCCGTGCAGGCACAGGTGCGCAACTACGACGCGATCATCGCCGCCGGTGAACTGCAGGTGGCGGTGTACAAGGATTTTGCGCCTTACAGCTTCGAGGATCACGGCCAGCCTCGCGGTGTTGATGTGGAGCTTGCGCAAGCGCTGGCCACGGCCCTGGGTGTACGCCTGCAACTGATCTGGGCGCCGCCGGGGGAAAAGCTCGACGATGATCTGCGCGACTACATCTGGCGCGGCAGCCCGTTGCGCCACCAGCAGTTGGCCGACCTGATGATGCGCGTGCCCTACGACCACGCCTACGCGCAGAAGCGCAACGAACTGGGCGAGCTGGAAAACGCCCAGGTGGTGATGTTTGGCCCCTATCAGCAGGAGCGCTGGCAGGTGGCCTATGATCGCCGCCGTCTGGCGTCGGTGGCCAGTGTCGCGGTGTTCCAGGAGCACCCCATCGGGGTTGAAGTGGACAGCGTGCCGTCGTTCTACCTGACCTCGGTGTTCAACGGCATGCTCAGCGCCAAGACCCACCATTACCCCAGTGTGCAGCAGGCGTTCGGCGCGTTGCAGGCCGGCCAGGTGGACGCGGTGATGGCGATGCGCGGCGAGGTGGACTGGCAGTTGCACCGGGCCGCCGACCCGCAACTGGCCCTGGCAGAAAACGCCTACCCCAACCTTGGCAAGCAGGCCTGGGACATCGGCATGGCGGTGCATGAGAGCAACCGCCAGTTGGCTTATGCGGTGGAAGAAGCCCTTGAGGCGATGATCCGCGATGGTCGGCTGAAGGCGATGTATGCCACGTACGGCCTGCGTTACGAGGTCCCGGAGATGTACCAATGA
- a CDS encoding ABC transporter substrate-binding protein gives MRQPASVALTCLLALATALCPAFASADQPPAAEQLLQVRIGYLSYRPDPGPVLSNIIPEPADAGLQGAELAIVDSNSTGRFLKQAFSLASANVDSPEALLQAAKAQHDQGLRLFVVNAPAASLRVLSAALPDSLLFNAGSPDDSLRSSQCLGNVLHSLPSRAMLADALVQFLVLRKWQRALLIVGQAEDDQAYAAALRRSVKRFGMQLVAEKTWRFDNDQRRSAQADMPLFTQTAEYDVVLVADERGDFGEYLPYQTWYPRPVAGTQGLTPTGWHKTVETFGAAQLQKRFEAQAGRWMNDRDFAAWMAVRSIASAVSKLRQVEARALQHLLLSDQLPLDGFKGRKLSYRPWNGELRQPIPLVQPRALVSTSPQEGFLHPFNEMDSLGYDKPEVTCGYP, from the coding sequence ATGCGCCAGCCTGCCTCTGTTGCCCTGACTTGCCTGCTGGCCCTGGCCACGGCGCTGTGCCCGGCCTTTGCGTCCGCCGACCAGCCCCCGGCCGCAGAGCAGCTGTTGCAGGTGCGTATCGGTTACCTGAGCTATCGCCCCGACCCCGGCCCGGTGCTGTCCAACATCATCCCCGAGCCAGCCGACGCAGGGCTGCAGGGCGCCGAACTGGCAATTGTCGACAGCAACAGCACCGGGCGTTTCCTCAAGCAGGCGTTCAGCCTGGCCAGCGCTAACGTCGACAGCCCCGAGGCCCTGCTGCAAGCCGCCAAGGCCCAGCATGACCAGGGCCTGCGGCTGTTCGTGGTGAACGCGCCCGCGGCCAGCCTGCGCGTACTGTCTGCCGCCCTGCCCGACAGCCTGCTGTTCAACGCCGGCAGCCCAGACGACAGCCTTCGCAGCAGCCAGTGCCTGGGCAATGTGCTGCACAGCCTGCCAAGCCGCGCCATGCTGGCCGATGCCCTGGTGCAGTTTCTGGTGTTGCGCAAATGGCAGCGGGCCCTGCTCATTGTCGGCCAGGCCGAGGACGACCAGGCCTATGCCGCAGCCCTGCGCAGGTCCGTGAAGCGCTTCGGCATGCAACTGGTTGCCGAAAAAACCTGGCGCTTCGACAACGACCAGCGCCGCAGCGCCCAGGCCGACATGCCGCTGTTTACCCAGACCGCCGAGTACGACGTGGTGCTGGTGGCCGACGAGCGCGGTGATTTCGGCGAGTACCTGCCCTACCAAACCTGGTACCCCCGCCCCGTAGCCGGCACTCAGGGCCTGACGCCCACCGGCTGGCACAAGACCGTGGAAACCTTCGGCGCCGCGCAGTTGCAAAAACGCTTTGAGGCCCAGGCCGGTCGCTGGATGAACGACCGCGATTTTGCCGCCTGGATGGCTGTGCGCAGCATCGCCAGCGCAGTGAGCAAACTGCGCCAAGTCGAGGCACGCGCCCTGCAGCACCTGCTGCTCAGCGACCAACTGCCGCTGGACGGTTTCAAGGGCCGCAAGCTTAGCTACCGGCCGTGGAACGGTGAACTTCGCCAACCCATCCCGCTGGTCCAGCCCCGCGCGCTGGTCAGCACTTCGCCCCAGGAGGGCTTCCTGCACCCCTTCAACGAAATGGACAGCCTGGGCTACGACAAGCCCGAAGTGACCTGCGGCTACCCCTGA
- a CDS encoding quinoprotein dehydrogenase-associated SoxYZ-like carrier produces MNWRATLLLACWMPWAAQASEPISKTDPVPSVMWDFYHKQLLGQAPFVFDDRVKLLAPPFAEDARQVPLEIDARAFAGEVVRIIAWAELNPLPRIVDFEPGERVLPWLSIRIRIEQATPLRAAVLTRDGLWHVGSTLIDAAGGGCTAPSVVRTQPGWEEHVGEVLGGRYPRSDGSRLRLQVSHPMDNGLVSGIPEFFLEHAELQGADGQRLASLALYPAVSENPNLGFDIQGPGLTRLLLRDNSGNRFEAAVP; encoded by the coding sequence ATGAACTGGCGAGCGACGTTACTGCTGGCCTGCTGGATGCCTTGGGCAGCCCAGGCCAGTGAACCGATCAGCAAGACCGACCCGGTGCCCTCGGTGATGTGGGATTTCTACCACAAGCAATTACTGGGGCAGGCACCTTTCGTTTTCGATGACCGGGTCAAGCTGCTGGCGCCGCCCTTTGCCGAGGACGCCCGCCAGGTGCCGCTGGAGATCGACGCCCGGGCATTTGCCGGCGAGGTGGTACGGATCATCGCCTGGGCCGAGCTCAACCCCCTGCCGCGCATTGTCGACTTCGAGCCTGGCGAGCGTGTGCTGCCGTGGCTGTCGATCCGCATCCGCATCGAGCAGGCCACGCCGCTGCGCGCCGCCGTGCTGACACGTGACGGCCTGTGGCATGTCGGCTCGACCCTGATCGACGCGGCCGGCGGCGGCTGTACCGCGCCCAGCGTGGTGCGCACCCAGCCTGGCTGGGAGGAACACGTCGGTGAGGTACTGGGCGGGCGCTACCCGCGCAGCGATGGCAGCCGCTTGCGTTTGCAGGTGTCCCACCCGATGGACAACGGCCTGGTCAGCGGCATTCCCGAATTCTTCCTTGAGCATGCCGAGTTGCAAGGCGCGGATGGCCAGCGCCTGGCCAGCCTCGCGCTGTATCCGGCGGTCAGCGAGAACCCCAACCTGGGCTTCGATATCCAGGGCCCCGGGCTTACCCGGCTGCTGTTGCGGGACAACAGCGGTAACCGGTTCGAGGCGGCGGTTCCGTGA
- the exaA gene encoding quinoprotein ethanol dehydrogenase, which translates to MTIRSLPAPSPLALSVRALLLAGSLAFCTAATAATAPAAPASKNVTWEDIANDHLTTKDVLQYGMGTNAQRWSPLAQVNDQNVFKLTPAWSYSFGDEKQRGQESQAIVSDGVVYVTGSYSRVFALDAKTGKRLWTYNHRLPDNIRPCCDVVNRGAAIFGDKIYFGTLDARLIALDKRTGKVVWNKKFGDHSAGYTMTGAPVLIKDKTSGKVLLIHGSSGDEFGVVGQLFARDPDTGEEVWMRPFVEGHMGRLNGKDSTPTGDVKAPSWPDDPTTETGKVEAWSHGGGAPWQSASFDPESNTIIVGAGNPGPWNTWARTSKDGNPHDYDSLYTSGQVGVDPSTGEVKWFYQHTPNDAWDFSGNNELVLFDYKDKDGKQVKATGHADRNGFFYVVDRNNGKLQNAFPFVDNITWASHIDLKTGRPVENPGQRPAKPLPGETKGKPVEVSPPFLGGKNWNPMAYSQDTGLFYIPGNQWKEEYWTEEVNYKKGSAYLGMGFRIKRMYDDHVGTLRAMDPTTGKLVWEHKEQLPLWAGVLATKGNLVFTGTGDGFFKAFDAKTGKELWKFQTGSGIVSPPITWEQDGEQYIGVTVGYGGAVPLWGGDMAELTKPVAQGGSFWVFKIPSWDNKTAQR; encoded by the coding sequence ATGACAATAAGATCGCTACCCGCCCCTTCCCCTCTGGCCCTGAGCGTGCGGGCCCTGCTGCTGGCCGGTAGCCTGGCCTTCTGCACTGCGGCCACTGCGGCCACCGCCCCAGCGGCACCTGCCAGCAAGAACGTGACCTGGGAAGACATCGCCAACGATCACCTGACCACAAAGGACGTGCTGCAGTACGGCATGGGCACCAACGCCCAACGCTGGAGCCCGCTGGCCCAGGTCAACGACCAGAACGTGTTCAAGCTGACCCCGGCCTGGTCCTATTCCTTCGGCGACGAAAAACAGCGCGGCCAGGAATCCCAGGCCATCGTCAGCGACGGCGTGGTCTACGTCACCGGCTCCTACTCGCGGGTCTTCGCCCTCGACGCCAAGACCGGCAAACGCCTGTGGACCTACAACCACCGCCTGCCGGACAACATTCGCCCGTGCTGTGACGTGGTCAACCGCGGGGCGGCGATCTTCGGTGACAAGATCTACTTCGGCACCCTCGACGCCCGCCTCATCGCCCTCGACAAGCGCACCGGCAAAGTGGTGTGGAACAAGAAGTTCGGCGACCACAGCGCCGGCTACACCATGACCGGCGCCCCGGTGCTGATCAAGGACAAGACTAGCGGCAAGGTATTGCTCATCCACGGCAGCTCCGGCGATGAGTTTGGCGTGGTCGGCCAGTTGTTCGCCCGCGACCCGGACACCGGCGAAGAGGTGTGGATGCGGCCCTTCGTCGAAGGCCACATGGGCCGCCTGAACGGCAAGGACAGCACCCCGACCGGCGACGTCAAGGCGCCGTCCTGGCCAGACGACCCCACCACCGAGACCGGCAAGGTCGAGGCCTGGAGCCACGGCGGCGGCGCCCCTTGGCAGAGCGCCAGCTTCGACCCCGAGAGCAACACCATCATCGTCGGCGCCGGCAACCCCGGCCCCTGGAACACCTGGGCGCGCACGTCCAAGGATGGCAACCCTCACGACTACGACAGCCTCTACACCTCAGGCCAGGTCGGCGTCGATCCGAGCACCGGCGAGGTGAAGTGGTTCTACCAGCACACGCCGAACGATGCCTGGGACTTCTCCGGCAACAACGAGCTGGTGCTGTTCGACTACAAGGACAAGGACGGCAAACAGGTCAAGGCCACCGGCCACGCCGACCGCAACGGTTTCTTCTACGTGGTGGACCGTAACAACGGCAAGTTGCAGAACGCCTTCCCCTTCGTCGACAACATCACCTGGGCCAGCCATATCGACCTCAAGACCGGGCGCCCGGTCGAAAACCCCGGCCAGCGTCCGGCCAAGCCGCTGCCGGGTGAAACCAAGGGCAAGCCGGTGGAAGTCTCACCACCGTTCCTGGGCGGCAAAAACTGGAACCCCATGGCCTACAGCCAGGACACTGGCCTGTTCTACATCCCCGGCAACCAGTGGAAGGAGGAGTACTGGACCGAGGAAGTGAACTACAAGAAGGGCTCGGCCTACCTGGGGATGGGCTTCCGTATCAAGCGCATGTACGACGACCACGTCGGCACCTTGCGCGCCATGGACCCGACCACCGGCAAGCTGGTCTGGGAGCACAAGGAGCAACTGCCGCTGTGGGCCGGCGTACTGGCGACCAAGGGCAACCTGGTGTTCACCGGCACAGGCGACGGCTTCTTCAAGGCCTTCGACGCCAAAACGGGCAAGGAGCTGTGGAAGTTCCAGACCGGCAGCGGCATTGTCTCGCCGCCGATCACCTGGGAGCAGGACGGCGAGCAGTACATCGGCGTGACCGTGGGCTATGGCGGCGCGGTGCCGCTGTGGGGCGGCGACATGGCCGAGCTGACCAAGCCAGTGGCTCAGGGCGGCTCGTTCTGGGTGTTCAAGATCCCGAGCTGGGACAACAAGACCGCTCAGCGGTGA
- the pedF gene encoding cytochrome c-550 PedF: MTKKRNVLLATGLLASALLTGTVWAHGNVVPQAVETQGLTPIKDAGVSLDGDGWAAVNPYRTSPEHDKAVEIGASAYNQNCAACHGLEAKSGGIAPDLRMLDVGEAGDEWFVERVRHGAVRDGRVYMPKMADYLSQEALWAVRTYLDSVHVEE, from the coding sequence ATGACAAAAAAACGCAACGTCTTGCTCGCCACAGGCCTGCTGGCCAGTGCTTTGCTGACCGGCACGGTGTGGGCCCATGGCAATGTGGTGCCCCAGGCGGTGGAAACCCAAGGCCTGACCCCGATCAAGGACGCCGGGGTAAGCCTGGACGGCGACGGCTGGGCGGCGGTCAACCCGTACCGTACCTCCCCCGAGCACGACAAGGCCGTGGAAATCGGCGCCTCGGCCTACAACCAGAACTGCGCGGCCTGCCATGGCCTGGAAGCCAAGTCCGGCGGTATTGCCCCGGATCTGCGCATGCTCGATGTCGGCGAGGCCGGCGATGAGTGGTTCGTCGAACGGGTACGCCACGGCGCGGTGCGTGACGGACGGGTGTACATGCCGAAGATGGCCGACTACCTGAGCCAGGAAGCCTTGTGGGCGGTGCGCACCTATCTGGACAGCGTGCACGTCGAGGAGTGA
- a CDS encoding pentapeptide repeat-containing protein: protein MNYLPFALLLAFTPAMAVTADDAGNDAPLTINGCVIAEASQCPGANLRGANLANQDLRKMNLAGADLRDADLRHARLDLANLEKARLQGANLTRASLQQSNLRLADLSHSTLIAIQGWGLFAQGAQFEKADLSAAYLQFARLSGAKMHQANLRAADLEMAWLSKTDLQGANLGDANLQEAKFGQSNLAQADLRGARQHYGNFQEANMEGCKGCPETWDK, encoded by the coding sequence ATGAACTACCTGCCATTTGCCCTGCTGCTGGCCTTTACCCCTGCCATGGCCGTGACCGCCGACGACGCGGGCAACGATGCGCCCTTGACCATCAACGGCTGCGTGATCGCCGAAGCCAGCCAGTGCCCGGGGGCCAACCTGCGTGGCGCCAACCTGGCCAACCAGGACCTGCGCAAGATGAACCTGGCCGGCGCCGACCTGCGCGATGCCGACCTGCGCCATGCCCGCCTGGACCTGGCCAACCTGGAAAAAGCCCGCTTGCAGGGCGCCAACCTGACCCGCGCCAGCCTGCAGCAGAGCAACCTGCGCCTGGCGGACCTGAGCCATAGCACGCTGATTGCCATTCAAGGCTGGGGGCTGTTTGCCCAGGGTGCGCAGTTTGAGAAGGCCGACCTCAGCGCGGCGTACCTGCAGTTCGCCAGGCTTTCAGGGGCGAAAATGCACCAGGCCAACCTGCGGGCGGCGGACCTGGAGATGGCCTGGCTGAGCAAGACCGACCTGCAAGGGGCCAACCTCGGCGATGCCAACCTGCAGGAAGCCAAGTTTGGCCAGAGCAACCTGGCGCAAGCGGACCTGCGCGGGGCGCGGCAGCATTATGGGAATTTTCAGGAGGCCAATATGGAGGGGTGCAAAGGATGCCCTGAAACGTGGGACAAGTGA